The Helicoverpa armigera isolate CAAS_96S chromosome 18, ASM3070526v1, whole genome shotgun sequence genome segment CATAGCCTCTTTCATAAAGTCCAACCATTTAGCCTGTAATCGCAATTCATCATCTCTTTGTCTCACCCTTTCATGCATCTCTAATTCTCTCACTCTCAATTCATCATCTCTTTGTCTCACCCTTTCTTTCACCTCTAATTCTCTAACTCTCAATTCTTCTGTCCTAATCCGCAACCGCTCTTTCTCTAATTCTTCATAGGCCCTATCACGCTCTCTAGCATACTCCTTTGCCTTTCTATCtgcttctaaaaacatttttcctatATGTTGTTTGGCTTTTTTTTGTGGTGGTGGTTTCCACATCTCCTCTTCATGTATTTTAGGAGATGGAGGATGTGCCTCAGTGGATGGGAGAACAGGGGTTTCATCTCGTGGACTCGGCGGTCTAGGGGGAGCCACTGTTGGCTGACTACTTGTGCCCGGAATATTCCAAtctgtaaaacattttattaatgttaatttgaCTAGGCCTTTTTCTTATTAGCAGAAACTTGAGTTCTCATAGAAAAAACATTTACTGTGTAATGTGATATTTAtgtctaaatattttatgtataaatttATTGggatttatgtataaatatttttttttcaagacttGACATTGAACAAACATTATGAtgcttttatgtacctaatttatGGATGCATAAACATACATAGCAAATATTTGTAACCACattaaacatatttacataaattgattaattattataaaagtaaaattcatatttacctATTTCATAGTCATCCACATGTGCATCAGGAACTCTCATCTCTGATGGTTGAGAAATTTCAGCAGCttcctgaaattaaaaaataataattactagttaataaagaaaaaaaacaattttaaaaataggtaagtaagtagCTAACCCGTTGAAACCCTGCTTCTTCCATCACCAAGCCAGTAGCTGCCTGCACTCCAATTATCTGCATGACTCGGTTTTCTAAATCAGTCAAGGATAATTGAAGTGCTAACCCTCCACCAGTGCCACTAGCAGCCCTATTAATTTTGGCACACTTCTtcttgcaattatttttgtaatcgcTCCACACCttgaattaaaaaacaataatttaagcAGGAATTCCAAACAAACTTACTTCACACAAAGATATTGGATACCTAACTAATTAAAGCAGACACTTAAGAGTGACTTTATTCAAGTGCcccaacaacaaaaaaaaatagcgtCACTTGAGTTAACATACCTTGCGCCATTTCTCCTCAGACCTTGATTCGCCTGTGCCTTcactatttaattgatttgaCAACTCCTTCCATTTCATATTTATGAAATTGCGACCTCGTGGGCCGCCTGAAGGTTTTGACAAATCTCCGTTTCTGGAATAGAAATAgcattgcacttaaaatacttcacactaaagtttatgccactcaaacttattaaaactgtttactcacGCTTCCATGAATTCCACCATCATTTCATACTGCGTCTGACTGGTtcgcataattatttattatattaaaagcactttgtagcaaaaaaaaaacagaaatacttttgttgtctagcaaaacataaacaaatttgGCGCCATTACGCGCGTCGGATGTCAAGTGGGTGCGTTCGGTACacgtcatttaaaaaaaaaaaaaatctccgtAACTATGTTAAATTGCTAAAgataatgccattttataatgtctaataattaactttgggtCTCTTCTTTATAtaacattcagtttttattataatttaataataataaaacgtttaatcaaaGGTGAAAAAAAACTAGAGTTAGTTTTCGAACGCACGATTCATTCAACATTCGTTCATTTTGCTCACTATGGCGCGTCCCTATTTACATTTGCATGACATCACATTAGAATTCGAATCGAGTGTACGATAGTGCTTCGAATGTGCTTCGTGCTGCCTACTATCGACAGACTACGTTTTCGAATCGAGGCCTCGATACATTGTCGATTCGAATACGTTAGATATTCGTGCTTGGCCCACAGGTCAGGAAAGAACGAATGGTATGAATCTGTACTTATCCGATAAGTCTGaggagtttgtttatttatttgctttattgcGCAAAATTTTTGGAACTATTGACCCGATTTGAAAAAGCCTCTATTGTCAGCTTATTCATTGAAGATTTTATATCCTGAGCAGTGAAGTAGTTAATTCTCGCGGGGCTTGGGTCAAACTCTAGCAGAAATTAATATGGAATAATATTCACAGTAGACCAAGACTTGCCTGcactcttttttatttaaattttacaagCTCCAAATCATGACaacgaaatttaaataaaatcaattaaaagtGTACTGTTCTACTCGTGATTGATTCAGTTCAGCTATATTTGCGAATCGCAAACAGTTTACGTGTTGTTTATTCACGATTTTCAAACTGACAATTGTTGGAAAAAGTGGTTTTGTTTCAAACTGATACAAGACTTACGT includes the following:
- the LOC110383380 gene encoding uncharacterized protein LOC110383380; the protein is MKWKELSNQLNSEGTGESRSEEKWRKEAAEISQPSEMRVPDAHVDDYEIDWNIPGTSSQPTVAPPRPPSPRDETPVLPSTEAHPPSPK